One genomic region from Deinococcus sp. JMULE3 encodes:
- a CDS encoding site-specific integrase — MISLTQAYLTHEGASGLLTSPRTIEAYTLGVRQFLDHATSNAVNLLRPGRRDASSYVAAMLSAGRKPAGVQLKVAAANCLYRALRWAGATEADPFMDVKIPKDRTPGIVKRPPYQEDELADVLDHADVHVKFLLFLTAHAGLRISEALALTWEDLDEANRRVHVRSGKGRKERLVAMSTSLARATRHYRGLYAPGGPEHTDGKRTTPRDRVFRYASPMTARYHLDKAFQAAGVKFRGFHPGRKYAGTRLLQQVKDFGRVAAHLGHESIDTTRKGYAKLATDDLKDDLVGW; from the coding sequence TTGATCTCCCTCACCCAGGCGTATCTCACCCACGAGGGGGCCAGCGGCCTGCTCACCAGTCCCCGCACCATCGAGGCCTACACCCTGGGCGTCCGGCAGTTCCTCGATCACGCCACTTCGAATGCCGTGAACCTCCTGCGGCCTGGTCGCCGCGACGCTTCGAGTTACGTGGCCGCGATGCTGAGCGCGGGCCGCAAGCCTGCAGGCGTACAGCTCAAAGTGGCCGCCGCGAACTGCCTGTATCGGGCGCTGCGCTGGGCGGGCGCCACCGAGGCCGATCCCTTCATGGACGTGAAGATCCCCAAGGACCGCACGCCGGGCATCGTCAAACGCCCGCCGTACCAGGAAGACGAGCTCGCGGACGTTCTCGATCACGCGGACGTGCACGTGAAGTTCCTGCTGTTCCTCACTGCACACGCGGGTCTGCGGATCAGTGAAGCGCTCGCCCTGACCTGGGAGGATCTCGACGAGGCGAACCGGCGCGTCCATGTCCGCAGCGGCAAGGGCCGCAAGGAGCGCCTGGTCGCCATGAGCACCAGTCTCGCCCGCGCCACCCGCCACTACCGCGGCCTCTACGCCCCGGGCGGCCCCGAACACACGGACGGCAAGCGCACCACGCCCCGGGACCGCGTGTTCCGGTACGCCTCACCGATGACCGCCCGGTACCACCTGGACAAGGCCTTCCAGGCCGCTGGCGTGAAGTTCCGGGGCTTCCACCCGGGCCGGAAGTACGCCGGGACGCGGCTGCTGCAACAGGTCAAGGACTTCGGGCGGGTCGCGGCGCACCTCGGACACGAGAGTATCGACACGACAAGGAAGGGCTACGCGAAACTCGCCACCGATGACCTCAAGGATGATCTGGTGGGCTGGTGA
- a CDS encoding transposase encodes MKHKQYSENEIFDVLAQVEAGTAVGDVARLSGVSKATIHRWQARYGGMTKDDAKRVRQLEEENRRLKKLVADLALDNSILKEVVGRKW; translated from the coding sequence ATGAAACACAAGCAGTACAGCGAAAACGAGATCTTCGATGTCTTGGCCCAGGTTGAGGCGGGCACCGCGGTCGGTGACGTCGCTCGGTTGTCCGGGGTCTCCAAGGCCACCATTCACCGTTGGCAGGCACGGTATGGGGGCATGACCAAGGACGACGCGAAGCGCGTCCGTCAGCTGGAAGAAGAAAATCGCCGCTTGAAGAAGTTGGTCGCGGATCTGGCGCTCGACAACAGCATCTTGAAAGAGGTGGTTGGCAGAAAGTGGTGA
- the recQ gene encoding DNA helicase RecQ, which translates to MTGDVLTQARDILQRIWGYDDFRGTQGDIVRTVASGQHAMVLMPTGGGKSLCYQVPSLVRPGVGIVVSPLIALMKDQVDTLRQLGVRAAYLNSTLAPSAARAVEHAVQHGQLDLLYIAPERLLLPRTLELLHQAPIALFAVDEAHCVSQWGHDFRPEYQQLSVLVREFPDIPRLALTATADDRTRADIRRVLGLEDASEFLSSFDRPNIQYRVAPKEQPKEQLLDFIQAEHQGDAGVVYCLSRKSVEDTAKWLQEQGLPVVAYHAGLSQEERSRAQERFLNDEGVIVVATVAFGMGIDKPNVRFVAHLDLPKSMEGYYQETGRAGRDGLPSTAWMVYGLADVVNVRRMLTDSDAPPDIKRVEAGKLDALLTYCETAACRREVLLAYFGEDHPGPCGNCDTCLNPPIVRDMTREAQMALSAAVRTGNRYGAAYLTDILMGKDNDKNRRHRSLPTYGIGKDHGLRVWRSVLRQLVSLGYLTAGPHNGLTTTAKARSILAGTAPLLLREDTLVVRTPKRVRDAARVAQAVIGDEDRPLFLALRAWRAERAAQLGVPPYVVFSDTALKAIAELRPGSLHTLGTVRGIGERRLAQYGLEVLQVIRDGVHEAAPRPLGTVQAHEFGLTPIRSVRPGPGLPARPSDSVRSMERPLDVVPPTGDDVAMATAPVVRRPEVVDILHVDEVTPRPAEVQPDALGASLADEGITTALSSLRRDLARETGYAAYLIFPNATLAALAERRPRTMADFGGIAGLGPKRIEAYGERILATIENAVRSSGNPIQPTALPDVDVQNSAPPPLAADLISIPPLAQVPELAIEHPAGPVLPPVAELRPRTAAELLEQVRVAIEGDGGLLAVLEELAALPEMVGGLDPEQARSVLEPLDDARGLLGTLVVLHKRARRQQAARPEGEPSEV; encoded by the coding sequence ATGACGGGGGATGTGCTCACCCAGGCGCGGGATATCCTGCAGCGGATCTGGGGATATGACGACTTTCGCGGGACGCAGGGCGATATCGTCCGCACGGTCGCGAGCGGTCAGCACGCCATGGTCCTCATGCCCACGGGTGGCGGGAAGAGCCTGTGCTATCAGGTGCCCAGTCTGGTGCGCCCTGGCGTGGGCATCGTGGTCTCGCCGCTGATCGCCCTCATGAAGGATCAGGTGGATACCCTGCGGCAGCTCGGCGTGCGAGCGGCATACCTGAATTCCACCCTGGCCCCATCTGCTGCCCGTGCCGTAGAACACGCGGTGCAACATGGGCAACTCGACCTCCTGTACATCGCGCCGGAACGCCTCTTGCTGCCACGCACCCTGGAACTGCTCCACCAGGCGCCGATCGCGTTGTTCGCCGTGGACGAGGCGCACTGCGTGTCCCAGTGGGGTCACGATTTCCGCCCGGAGTACCAGCAACTCAGCGTCCTGGTCCGCGAGTTCCCTGACATCCCCCGCCTTGCCCTGACGGCCACTGCCGATGACCGCACCCGCGCAGATATTCGCCGCGTGCTGGGCCTGGAGGACGCCTCTGAATTCCTCTCCAGTTTCGACCGCCCGAACATCCAGTACCGGGTGGCCCCCAAGGAGCAGCCCAAAGAGCAGCTGCTGGACTTTATTCAGGCTGAACACCAGGGGGATGCGGGCGTCGTGTACTGCTTGTCCCGGAAGTCCGTCGAGGACACTGCAAAGTGGCTGCAAGAGCAGGGCCTGCCGGTGGTGGCCTACCATGCGGGACTGTCCCAGGAGGAGCGGAGCCGCGCGCAGGAGCGCTTCCTGAATGACGAGGGCGTGATTGTGGTGGCAACCGTCGCGTTCGGCATGGGCATCGACAAACCCAACGTGCGCTTCGTCGCGCACCTTGATCTGCCCAAGAGCATGGAAGGGTACTACCAGGAGACCGGCCGCGCCGGACGCGACGGGCTGCCCAGCACCGCCTGGATGGTGTACGGCCTCGCGGACGTCGTGAACGTCCGCCGGATGCTCACCGACAGCGACGCCCCGCCGGACATCAAGCGAGTGGAGGCGGGAAAACTCGACGCGCTCCTGACGTACTGCGAGACGGCCGCGTGCCGCCGGGAAGTCCTCCTGGCGTACTTCGGGGAGGATCACCCTGGCCCGTGCGGGAACTGCGACACCTGCCTGAACCCGCCCATCGTGCGGGACATGACCCGGGAGGCGCAGATGGCCCTGTCTGCGGCCGTGCGCACCGGGAATAGGTACGGGGCGGCGTACCTCACGGACATCCTGATGGGCAAGGACAACGACAAGAACCGGCGGCATCGGTCCCTGCCCACGTACGGTATCGGGAAGGACCACGGGTTACGGGTGTGGCGGAGCGTGCTGCGCCAGCTCGTCAGCCTGGGGTACCTCACGGCGGGCCCGCACAACGGGCTGACGACCACGGCCAAAGCCCGGTCAATCCTGGCGGGCACGGCGCCGCTGCTGCTGCGCGAGGACACACTCGTGGTGCGGACGCCCAAACGGGTGAGGGACGCGGCACGGGTGGCGCAGGCCGTCATCGGAGATGAGGACCGGCCGCTATTCCTGGCGTTACGCGCGTGGCGGGCTGAGCGCGCCGCGCAGCTGGGCGTCCCGCCGTACGTGGTGTTCAGTGACACGGCCCTGAAGGCCATTGCGGAACTGCGGCCCGGCAGTCTGCACACCCTTGGCACCGTTCGTGGCATTGGGGAGCGGCGTCTGGCGCAGTACGGGCTGGAAGTCTTGCAGGTGATCCGGGATGGCGTGCATGAGGCGGCGCCGCGCCCGCTAGGTACCGTGCAGGCCCATGAGTTCGGTCTGACGCCCATTCGGAGCGTGCGGCCAGGCCCAGGTCTGCCCGCACGGCCCAGTGACTCCGTCCGATCTATGGAGCGCCCGCTCGACGTCGTGCCGCCTACTGGTGATGATGTGGCGATGGCAACGGCGCCAGTGGTCCGGAGGCCAGAAGTCGTGGACATCCTCCACGTCGACGAGGTAACGCCGCGTCCTGCTGAAGTTCAGCCCGACGCACTCGGGGCGTCACTCGCCGACGAGGGGATCACGACGGCGCTGAGTTCACTGCGCCGGGATCTGGCCCGTGAGACGGGATACGCGGCGTACCTCATCTTCCCGAACGCGACGCTGGCCGCACTCGCTGAACGTCGCCCGCGAACTATGGCGGACTTTGGCGGCATCGCTGGATTGGGACCGAAGCGGATTGAAGCGTACGGGGAACGCATCCTGGCGACCATTGAGAACGCCGTGCGCTCGTCGGGGAACCCTATCCAACCAACGGCGTTACCGGATGTGGACGTGCAGAACAGCGCACCTCCCCCTCTTGCCGCCGACCTGATCTCGATTCCGCCACTCGCTCAGGTGCCCGAGCTCGCCATTGAGCATCCTGCGGGGCCCGTGCTGCCTCCGGTGGCCGAGCTGCGCCCTCGGACGGCCGCTGAACTGCTGGAACAGGTGCGGGTCGCGATTGAAGGGGACGGTGGCCTTCTGGCCGTGCTGGAAGAACTTGCTGCTCTGCCTGAGATGGTGGGCGGTCTTGATCCGGAGCAGGCGAGAAGCGTGCTGGAGCCGCTGGATGACGCGCGGGGTTTGCTGGGCACGCTGGTGGTGCTGCACAAGAGAGCGCGGCGGCAGCAGGCCGCACGCCCCGAGGGTGAGCCGTCAGAGGTCTGA
- a CDS encoding NAD(P)/FAD-dependent oxidoreductase, which yields MSPHDQANLEQVALLTDHLITTADTDTPEDSAPHPATDLLDVLIVGGGFAGLSAALYTARGLKRGLLITRGPSRSAPSPHAGGVFAHDRQSPAAILAAARDDLRPYDFPVLEAEVTALTGQNGNFTATLSTGETMRARKVILATGVRDVLPETPAGLREQWGRGVHHCPYCYGWELRGGQIALYMPGLSGLGGVQTVLYHQKITWDVLVCTDRPADLSEEHRALLHERGVTLIEEPLIRVDGRDGGGVILTFESGLTLNRDVLYAHGQRELRATLAEQIGCEIAQHGITVDAQQMTTVPGVYACGDITKGNQIAFAVAGGAMAAMQAAHAIFYDTLPDGARMGVTV from the coding sequence ATGTCCCCGCACGACCAGGCGAATCTGGAGCAAGTCGCCCTGCTGACCGACCACCTCATCACAACAGCAGATACCGACACCCCCGAGGACTCCGCCCCTCACCCAGCCACCGACCTCCTGGACGTCCTGATCGTAGGTGGCGGCTTCGCAGGCTTGAGTGCCGCGCTCTACACGGCGCGCGGTCTGAAGCGTGGCCTCCTGATTACGAGGGGGCCGAGCCGGAGCGCGCCCAGCCCACATGCAGGTGGAGTGTTCGCCCACGACCGGCAGAGCCCAGCGGCAATCCTGGCCGCTGCTCGGGATGACCTGCGTCCATATGACTTCCCAGTGCTCGAGGCGGAAGTCACTGCACTGACTGGACAGAACGGAAACTTCACCGCGACACTCTCGACGGGTGAGACCATGCGGGCCCGGAAGGTCATCCTGGCGACCGGGGTGAGGGATGTGCTGCCCGAGACACCTGCCGGGCTGCGGGAGCAGTGGGGGAGAGGCGTGCACCATTGCCCTTACTGCTACGGATGGGAGCTCAGGGGCGGGCAGATCGCGCTGTACATGCCAGGCTTAAGCGGCCTGGGCGGCGTCCAAACGGTGCTGTATCACCAGAAGATCACGTGGGACGTCCTGGTCTGCACTGACCGCCCGGCGGACCTCTCCGAGGAACACCGCGCGCTGCTGCACGAGCGGGGCGTGACACTCATTGAAGAACCCCTGATCCGCGTGGATGGCCGGGATGGGGGTGGGGTGATACTCACATTCGAGAGCGGCCTGACGCTGAATCGGGACGTGCTCTACGCGCACGGGCAGAGAGAGCTGCGCGCGACCCTGGCGGAGCAGATCGGCTGCGAGATCGCCCAACATGGGATCACGGTCGACGCACAGCAGATGACGACCGTACCTGGCGTCTACGCCTGCGGCGACATCACAAAGGGCAACCAGATCGCGTTTGCGGTAGCAGGCGGCGCCATGGCAGCGATGCAAGCCGCGCACGCCATCTTCTATGACACTCTGCCCGATGGGGCACGTATGGGAGTGACGGTATGA
- the nucS gene encoding endonuclease NucS codes for MIREQLTAPSPQDLAAFLNRHTRTRDCLIQVAGLAEVTYLGRAASTADLGTYLVLIKQDGSLQIHHPTGIKPMNWQPKTDRITAEVAEDVCMLLASRRSPEELVQVVFLEPQVALALELAQAGGFVLKGSEAQMQQALADHPELIEPGLRVLNRELMVESGGIDLYAQDAQGRYVVVELKRGRATQHAVSQLARYVRSVQQTVGNRATVRGILAAPSITAPARLELENRGLEFREISALPEQAASALPVTAQPSLFGP; via the coding sequence ATGATCCGCGAGCAACTCACAGCGCCGTCCCCGCAGGACCTCGCGGCGTTCCTCAACCGCCATACGCGCACCCGCGACTGTCTGATCCAGGTGGCGGGGCTGGCCGAGGTCACCTACCTGGGTCGCGCAGCCAGTACGGCCGATCTGGGGACATACTTGGTGCTGATCAAGCAGGATGGCAGTCTGCAGATCCATCACCCGACTGGCATCAAGCCGATGAACTGGCAACCGAAAACAGACCGCATCACAGCGGAAGTCGCGGAGGACGTGTGTATGTTGCTGGCTTCCCGGCGGAGTCCGGAGGAGCTGGTGCAGGTGGTGTTCCTGGAACCGCAGGTGGCTCTCGCGTTGGAACTCGCGCAGGCTGGGGGGTTCGTGCTGAAGGGGTCTGAAGCGCAGATGCAGCAGGCGTTGGCGGATCACCCGGAGTTGATCGAGCCCGGTCTGCGCGTGCTGAACCGGGAGTTGATGGTGGAGTCCGGCGGTATCGACCTGTACGCGCAAGACGCGCAGGGCCGCTATGTGGTCGTCGAACTCAAACGCGGCCGCGCGACCCAGCACGCCGTGTCCCAACTGGCCCGGTACGTTCGGTCCGTGCAGCAGACCGTCGGCAATCGGGCGACCGTGCGGGGCATCCTGGCTGCGCCGTCCATCACGGCGCCCGCGCGCCTGGAACTGGAGAACCGTGGGCTGGAATTCCGCGAGATCTCCGCGCTCCCCGAGCAGGCGGCCAGTGCCCTGCCTGTGACCGCGCAGCCCTCCTTGTTTGGCCCCTGA
- a CDS encoding type IV pilin protein: MNTRTQGFTLIELLVVIAIIGVLAAILLPTFSDAQKRPNDTAALQCGRAIVAFQATANLTRGSYASALTDMGPDVQESCTTAGVSVALNNVRADNPGAGVSQAVSTSATNYAFQVFHPRGTGYYLFNQESAPSTGERLNRLYRW, from the coding sequence ATGAACACCCGCACCCAGGGCTTCACCCTGATCGAGCTCCTCGTGGTCATCGCCATCATTGGTGTCCTCGCCGCCATCCTCCTGCCCACCTTCAGTGACGCGCAGAAGCGACCCAACGACACCGCCGCCCTGCAGTGCGGGCGGGCCATCGTCGCGTTCCAGGCCACCGCCAACCTCACCCGCGGTTCGTACGCCTCAGCGCTCACGGACATGGGCCCAGACGTGCAGGAGTCCTGCACCACGGCAGGTGTCAGCGTCGCGCTGAATAACGTCCGCGCCGACAACCCGGGCGCCGGCGTGAGTCAGGCGGTTTCTACAAGCGCCACGAATTACGCCTTCCAGGTCTTCCACCCGCGCGGCACCGGCTACTACCTCTTCAACCAGGAGAGCGCCCCCAGCACCGGTGAACGCCTCAATCGCCTCTACCGCTGGTAA
- a CDS encoding prepilin-type N-terminal cleavage/methylation domain-containing protein encodes MPTRTPGFTLIEILLVMAVLGMLAAALFPSVTGARQRPYNTAALKCGRAIVTFETTAPLTLGRYVSDLTDMSRDVKAACLTTGVQVAPANAQVSTPDATTTQAVATTTNTYAFQVFHPRGSGYYLYTSPSGAASGDRLGHLHRWSPQETP; translated from the coding sequence ATGCCGACCAGAACGCCCGGCTTCACCCTCATCGAGATCCTGCTCGTCATGGCCGTCCTGGGCATGCTCGCGGCCGCGCTGTTCCCCAGCGTGACCGGCGCGCGGCAGCGCCCGTACAACACGGCCGCCCTGAAGTGCGGCCGGGCCATCGTCACCTTCGAGACGACCGCGCCCCTCACGCTCGGCCGGTACGTCAGTGACCTGACCGACATGAGTCGCGACGTCAAAGCGGCCTGCCTCACGACCGGCGTGCAGGTCGCCCCAGCGAACGCCCAGGTCAGTACCCCCGACGCCACCACCACGCAGGCCGTCGCCACCACCACGAACACCTATGCCTTCCAGGTGTTCCACCCCCGTGGGAGCGGCTACTACCTCTACACCTCCCCGAGTGGCGCGGCCAGCGGTGACCGGCTCGGCCACCTCCACCGCTGGTCCCCCCAGGAGACCCCATGA
- a CDS encoding prepilin-type N-terminal cleavage/methylation domain-containing protein, translating into MRPDPRVLHDRHAQLTQDLTRVALELDHLARIALTHPTPDVHVNLQRRHADLHTQLQDITRETQRVTHLQSQTQEPPMNQHTQGFTLIELLVVIAIIGVLAAILLPTFSDAQKRPYNVAAQQCGRAIVAAQIPYRAGTGSYTSDPAQLGPDVKEACQDAGVQVGVHATSPTAATSAYLMSGANDVSFAFTAFHPRGTGFYRYWLTSPNPVANGDRLNTLFPY; encoded by the coding sequence ATGCGCCCCGACCCCCGGGTCCTGCATGACCGCCATGCGCAGCTCACCCAGGACCTCACCCGCGTCGCCCTGGAACTCGACCACCTCGCCCGCATCGCCCTCACCCACCCCACCCCCGACGTGCACGTCAACCTCCAACGCCGCCACGCGGACCTGCACACCCAGTTGCAGGACATCACCCGCGAAACGCAGCGCGTGACGCACCTCCAGTCCCAGACTCAGGAGCCCCCCATGAACCAGCACACCCAAGGTTTCACCCTGATCGAACTCCTCGTGGTGATCGCCATCATTGGCGTCCTCGCCGCCATCCTGCTCCCCACCTTTAGTGACGCGCAGAAGCGACCGTACAACGTGGCTGCCCAGCAGTGCGGCCGGGCCATCGTCGCCGCGCAGATCCCGTACCGCGCGGGCACCGGGTCTTACACCAGCGATCCAGCGCAACTGGGACCGGACGTCAAGGAAGCGTGCCAGGACGCGGGCGTGCAGGTCGGCGTGCACGCCACGTCCCCCACCGCCGCCACCTCGGCGTACCTCATGAGTGGCGCGAACGACGTCAGTTTCGCGTTCACAGCCTTCCACCCCAGAGGCACCGGCTTCTACCGGTACTGGCTGACTTCTCCCAACCCCGTGGCGAACGGCGACCGACTGAACACCCTCTTCCCGTACTGA
- a CDS encoding type IV pilin protein — MTNRTQGFTLIELLVVIAIIGVLAAILLPTFSNAQKRPHDTAAVQCGRAIITAQTTHKISTGTYATSPAALGADVTEACAGVEVQSYAAGFVPGTGQAGNGAIGADTLNYNFWVYSRRGSASYYTSTGDGWKLRQYSTY; from the coding sequence ATGACCAATCGCACACAGGGCTTCACCCTCATCGAACTCCTCGTCGTCATCGCCATCATCGGCGTCCTCGCCGCCATCCTGCTCCCCACCTTCTCGAATGCGCAGAAGAGACCGCATGACACCGCCGCCGTCCAGTGCGGGCGGGCGATCATCACCGCGCAGACCACCCACAAGATCAGCACGGGCACCTACGCGACCTCCCCGGCCGCGCTGGGCGCTGACGTCACCGAGGCGTGCGCGGGCGTGGAAGTCCAGAGTTACGCCGCAGGATTCGTGCCCGGTACCGGCCAGGCCGGGAACGGCGCGATCGGCGCGGACACCCTCAACTACAACTTCTGGGTGTACAGCCGCCGGGGCAGCGCGTCGTACTACACCAGCACTGGCGACGGCTGGAAACTCCGCCAGTACAGCACCTACTGA
- a CDS encoding type II secretion system protein produces MNTPASHRTQGFTLIELLVVIAIIGVLAAILLPTFSDAQKKPNDTAALQCGRAIITGAVAYRAGNGGTLPAAPFSPDVLGADVREACAGQRVMPYAVPTSTAGAEYAITSLDSKGLPSFFVANSRGSGAFASNSDDAFCGPKGCKLYFLRWSAWGL; encoded by the coding sequence ATGAACACACCCGCATCCCACCGCACGCAGGGCTTCACCCTCATAGAACTCCTTGTGGTCATCGCCATCATCGGCGTCCTCGCCGCCATCCTGCTCCCCACCTTCAGTGACGCGCAGAAAAAACCCAACGACACTGCCGCCCTCCAGTGCGGCCGGGCCATCATCACGGGCGCCGTGGCGTACCGCGCCGGGAACGGCGGCACACTCCCCGCCGCGCCCTTCTCCCCAGACGTCCTCGGCGCGGATGTCCGCGAGGCCTGCGCGGGGCAGCGCGTCATGCCGTACGCCGTGCCCACCTCCACCGCCGGGGCCGAGTACGCCATCACGAGCCTCGACAGCAAAGGCCTCCCGTCATTCTTCGTGGCGAACAGCCGGGGCAGCGGCGCGTTCGCCTCCAACAGTGACGATGCGTTCTGTGGTCCGAAGGGCTGCAAACTCTACTTCCTCCGCTGGTCCGCCTGGGGGCTCTGA
- a CDS encoding AAA family ATPase, with protein MSDPGAPILGTVLRAWRTPTSEGCQLRTQDGSLTLYGPLPPVTPGCTLRAWTEGSTLTRAERVITPYELARAFYSRLRPPQKTTALDLLPRLGPDPHHTVTQNAPSLSTRVPASIAQALTRHARRESRLYGALQALADLGLPPEHTHALLNQHGAGAPAAFREQPYLAIRHGIPLRVLDHAARLQGLSTFDPRRGPALAYELTRRAALEYGHTCLPLPVLAGELRDSHALDDDEAQQAIEDALNGQLLLEDAQAAFLPEQHRVEAWLADDIARLMASTPARVSVPATPGLTTEQRAAVLLAAGTAVSVITGGPGTGKTTTLRALLDALDAANLRSVLCAPTGKAASRMQQSTGRDATTLHRLLSYDGHKFSSGILPGDVFVVDEVSMASNALLGALLRSVRDGARVILVGDEDQLPPIDPGHPLAALTRTVPTGRLTQTHRQAAGSPILTLASQLISGESPAQTGVPFVGAQSAEDIVRLVQARQGQARPMILTAGRAGPLGVDALNLALQAALNPGDTRLRAGDPILVTRNNHNTGLMNGMTGLVIGAGKQVTCIIEDTEHTFSPGDPTLTLAYAMTIHRSQGSEWPDIIVTLAPEHERLLSRQLAYTAVTRAKEALTASGLRAAWTHAAHTGAPRRYSQLETFLKR; from the coding sequence ATGAGCGACCCCGGCGCGCCCATCCTCGGCACCGTCCTCCGCGCCTGGCGCACCCCCACCAGCGAAGGCTGCCAACTCCGCACCCAGGACGGCTCCCTCACCCTCTACGGCCCCCTCCCCCCCGTCACCCCCGGCTGCACCCTCCGCGCCTGGACCGAAGGCTCCACCCTCACCCGCGCCGAACGCGTCATCACCCCCTACGAACTCGCCCGCGCCTTCTACAGCCGCCTGCGTCCACCCCAGAAAACCACCGCCCTGGACCTCCTGCCCAGGCTCGGCCCAGACCCCCACCACACCGTCACCCAGAACGCCCCCAGCCTCTCTACCCGCGTCCCTGCCAGCATCGCCCAGGCCCTCACCCGCCACGCCCGCCGCGAAAGCCGCCTCTACGGCGCCCTTCAGGCCCTCGCTGATCTCGGTCTCCCCCCAGAACACACCCACGCCCTCCTCAACCAGCACGGCGCCGGCGCACCAGCCGCGTTCCGCGAGCAGCCCTACCTCGCCATCCGCCACGGCATCCCCCTGCGCGTCCTCGACCATGCCGCCCGCCTCCAGGGCCTCAGCACCTTCGACCCCCGCCGCGGCCCCGCCCTCGCGTACGAACTCACCCGCCGCGCCGCCCTCGAGTACGGCCACACCTGCCTCCCCCTGCCCGTCCTCGCCGGGGAACTCCGGGACAGTCATGCGCTCGACGATGACGAAGCCCAGCAGGCCATTGAAGACGCCCTGAACGGTCAGCTCCTCCTGGAAGACGCTCAGGCGGCCTTCCTACCCGAGCAGCACCGCGTGGAAGCCTGGCTCGCCGACGACATCGCCCGACTCATGGCCAGCACGCCCGCACGGGTGTCCGTCCCCGCCACGCCCGGACTGACAACGGAGCAGCGCGCGGCCGTGCTCCTCGCGGCGGGCACGGCCGTCAGCGTCATCACCGGCGGACCCGGCACCGGCAAGACCACCACGCTCCGCGCGCTGCTCGATGCCCTGGACGCCGCCAACCTCCGGAGCGTCCTGTGCGCCCCCACCGGGAAGGCCGCCAGCCGCATGCAACAGAGTACGGGCCGCGACGCCACCACCCTCCACCGTCTGCTCAGCTACGACGGTCACAAGTTCAGCAGCGGCATCCTCCCTGGCGACGTCTTCGTGGTCGACGAGGTCAGCATGGCGAGCAACGCCCTTCTCGGTGCACTCCTGCGCTCCGTCCGCGATGGCGCCCGTGTCATCCTCGTCGGCGACGAGGACCAGTTGCCCCCCATCGACCCCGGGCACCCGCTGGCCGCTCTCACCCGCACCGTTCCCACCGGGCGGCTCACGCAGACGCACCGCCAGGCCGCCGGGAGTCCCATCCTCACCCTCGCCTCCCAGCTCATCAGCGGGGAGAGCCCCGCCCAGACCGGCGTGCCGTTCGTGGGCGCACAATCCGCCGAGGACATCGTCCGACTCGTCCAGGCCCGTCAAGGTCAGGCACGTCCGATGATCCTCACCGCCGGACGCGCCGGCCCCCTGGGCGTGGACGCCCTGAACCTCGCCCTGCAGGCCGCCCTCAACCCCGGCGACACCCGCCTCCGCGCCGGAGATCCCATCCTCGTCACCCGGAACAACCACAACACCGGCCTGATGAACGGCATGACCGGCCTCGTCATCGGTGCGGGGAAGCAAGTCACCTGCATCATCGAGGACACCGAGCACACCTTCAGCCCAGGCGACCCCACCCTCACCCTCGCGTACGCCATGACCATCCACCGCAGCCAGGGCAGCGAGTGGCCGGACATCATCGTCACTCTCGCTCCGGAACACGAGCGCCTCCTCTCCCGGCAACTCGCGTACACGGCCGTCACCCGCGCCAAGGAAGCCCTGACCGCGTCTGGCCTGCGCGCCGCCTGGACGCACGCCGCCCACACGGGCGCCCCCCGCCGGTACAGCCAGCTCGAAACCTTCCTCAAACGCTAA